The window AAAAACAAAGGAAATAAAAAGAATATTGGTTTTATTTGAGGGTATTCCTAAAAAACCCTCATTCAGCTCTTAAAGCCTCAATCGGGTCCATTTTCGCCGCACTCCATGCGGGATAGACACCTGATATTATATCAGATTATCATACCTACAAACATTACTATCGGGACGTACATTATGCTTGAGATGTCAAAGAAGTACTCCGTTGTCCCGAGCATCAGATAGGTAAGTGCATATCCGCCGACAAAGCTTAACAGTGCACCGATTCCTGAACCTATAAGGCCTAGAATTGCGGATTCATACAGAAACATCCACCTTATTTCAGAGCGTCTCGTGCCTATGCTCCTAAGGATACCTATCTCTTTAACCCTCTCTCCTCAAGAATGCCAGTTACACGCACCTTGGTCTGCGAGCCGTCTTCGTCACCTACCTTTATGTGGCTCCCACATTGAGGTCATACCTGTCGGCAAGAGTAGGTCCTATAACGACACCGTTATCCCCCGTAGGGAAATTTCCCTCTTCAACGTCGACAATATTTT of the Methanomicrobium sp. W14 genome contains:
- a CDS encoding FtsX-like permease family protein, whose amino-acid sequence is MGILRSIGTRRSEIRWMFLYESAILGLIGSGIGALLSFVGGYALTYLMLGTTEYFFDISSIMYVPIVMFVGMII